A stretch of the Modestobacter marinus genome encodes the following:
- a CDS encoding IS3 family transposase, protein MTCRILRVSRSGFYEWNGRPPSLRAVADASLTTTIREVHVSSRATYGAPRVHAELRLGLGLACGRKRVARLMRTAGLVGVCHRRKHRRTGPLPAPHEDLVQRRFAADAPDRLWATDITEHPTAEGKVYCAAVLDVFSRTIVGWSIADHMRSELVVDALEMARWRRRPAPGAIVHSDRGSQYTSWIFGHRLRSAGLLGSMGRVASSVDNTMMESFWSTMQRELLDRRQWSTRAELGSAIFEWIEGFYNPRRRHSGLGYRSPAEFEALHTAALTAA, encoded by the coding sequence GTGACCTGCCGGATTCTGCGGGTCTCCCGCTCAGGCTTCTACGAGTGGAACGGCCGCCCACCATCGCTCCGGGCAGTCGCCGACGCGTCGCTGACCACGACGATCCGCGAGGTGCACGTCAGCTCTCGCGCCACCTATGGGGCGCCTCGGGTGCACGCCGAACTCCGTCTCGGTCTCGGGCTGGCGTGCGGGCGCAAGCGGGTCGCCCGGCTGATGCGCACCGCTGGGCTGGTCGGGGTCTGCCACCGGCGCAAGCACCGCCGCACCGGACCCCTGCCGGCACCGCACGAGGACCTGGTGCAGCGCCGGTTCGCCGCTGACGCACCGGACCGGCTGTGGGCCACCGACATCACCGAACACCCCACGGCCGAGGGAAAGGTCTACTGCGCCGCCGTGCTCGACGTGTTCAGCCGGACCATCGTCGGCTGGTCGATCGCTGACCACATGCGCTCTGAGCTGGTCGTCGACGCCCTGGAGATGGCCCGCTGGCGCCGCCGGCCAGCACCCGGCGCGATCGTGCACAGCGACCGCGGATCGCAGTACACCAGTTGGATCTTCGGGCACCGGCTCCGCTCGGCCGGGCTGCTGGGCTCGATGGGCCGAGTCGCCTCCAGCGTGGACAACACCATGATGGAGAGCTTCTGGTCGACCATGCAGCGCGAGCTCCTGGACCGCCGCCAGTGGTCGACCAGAGCCGAACTGGGCTCGGCGATCTTCGAGTGGATCGAAGGCTTCTACAACCCCCGACGACGCCACTCCGGCCTCGGCTACCGCAGCCCCGCAGAGTTCGAAGCCCTTCACACCGCCGCACTCACCGCGGCATGA